A region of the Caviibacter abscessus genome:
CAACATATGGTAAACCTCTATGTTTTTCTGCATAATCAATACCATAACCAACTACAAATTTATCTTCTATTTGAAAACCTATGTAATCTACTTTAATATCTATTTCTCTTCTTGATGGTTTATCAAGTAAAGTGCAAATTTTAATACTTTTTGGATTTCTAATTTTTAAAGTTTCTGTAACTTTACTCAACGTATATCCTGTGTCAATTATATCTTCAACTATCAGTACATTTTTATTTTTTATATCTGTATCCAAGTCTTTTAATATTCTTACATCTCTTGAACTATCCATATCAAGACCATAACTTGATGCAACAATAAAATCAAGATTTGAATTAAGATCTAATTTTCTT
Encoded here:
- the hpt gene encoding hypoxanthine phosphoribosyltransferase, which codes for MKKYRISQFISQEQIEKKVEELAKKIKEDYKDEEVLLVGLLKGSTIFLADLIRKLDLNSNLDFIVASSYGLDMDSSRDVRILKDLDTDIKNKNVLIVEDIIDTGYTLSKVTETLKIRNPKSIKICTLLDKPSRREIDIKVDYIGFQIEDKFVVGYGIDYAEKHRGLPYVGYVEMEG